The Chroicocephalus ridibundus chromosome 3, bChrRid1.1, whole genome shotgun sequence genome has a segment encoding these proteins:
- the CEP57L1 gene encoding centrosomal protein CEP57L1 isoform X1, with product MGKLAMDSQSKNSFVGSFLQPPDKMLPAAFAYVESKKLAAVGGDRPSIPNNQALVAALKTLQEKIHHLELEKSQVEDNLRSLSIAAAQYRKALKHESYKRDTVHQELMQQRKDISVQINAAQSRCSLLEKQLDYMRKMVSSAELEKKIILEQQAQFQKEEDQKRLELHAKLEKLEMLEEVCFKLTATQRIAEDKIKHLEEKLCKEEHQRKLIQDKTAQLQTGFEINRILMSLVTSQNEPKKENGKKKKTKKRNPTMKKMHLSQLHVKAGELPFVAGKSVSSSHSVSANVQSVLHIMKHRNPRISPRSQGGASSGISAHSALSKPVSSCSTSPTATRNLSDLLLAIQDELGQMSFKHQELLKKIQEIEDSRVCEGLEGELDCLVKQMEIKGEQISKLKKHQATVQKLKRKTQKLKQGAAHVELKCGDKKEAKEIAVTVRKSFSKSCPGQKSRSSLQLLKYVQKLQSTLKKDGIMWEQ from the exons ATGGGAAAATTG GCTATGGATTCTCAATCAAAGAACAGTTTCGTAGGAAGCTTTCTTCAGCCACCAGATAAGATGCTTCCTGCAGCCTTTGCTTATGTAGAATCAAAGAAGTTGGCAGCTGTTGGTGGTGACAGGCCATCTATCCCCAATAACCAAG CTCTGGTGGCAGCCCTGAAAACTCTTCAAGAAAAGATTCACCATCTAGAGTTGGAGAAGTCACAGGTTGAAGATAATCTGCGCAGCCTCTCCATAGCAGCTGCTCAGTATAGGAAGGCCTTAAAGCATGAATCCTACAAGAGGGACACAGTACATCAAGAACTGATGCAACAGAGGAAAG ATATAAGTGTGCAGATAAATGCAGCACAATCCCGCTGCTCCCTGCTGGAGAAACAGCTGGATTACATGAGGAAAATGGTTTCCAGTGcggaactggaaaagaaaattattttagaacaACAG GCCCAGTTTCAGAAAGAGGAAGATCAGAAGCGGTTAGAACTGCACGCAAAACTTGAAAAGCTTGAAATGCTAGAAGAAGTGTGTTTTAAACTTACTGCTACTCAGAGAATTGCAGAA GACAAGATCAAACACTTAGAAGAAAAGCTTTGTAAAGAAGAGCATCAGCGTAAGCTAATACAAGACAAAACTGCTCAG CTTCAAACAGGATTTGAGATCAACAGAATTTTGATGTCTTTGGTAACATCTCAAAATGAACCTAAAAAGGAAAacgggaagaagaaaaaaactaagaAG AGAAATCCTACAATGAAGAAAATGCACCTTTCACAATTACATGTAAAGGCTGGTGAACTACCTTTTGTGGCTGGGAAG TCTGTCAGCTCCAGCCATTCTGTTAGTGCAAATGTACAAAGTGTGTTGCATATTATGAAGCATCGCAATCCACGTATCTCACCACGAAGCCAAGGAGGAGCTTCATCTGGGATTTCAGCACACAGTGCACTTTCAAAACCTGTATCGTCTTGTTCCACATCACCTACTGCCACCAGAAATCTTTCGGACCTTCTGTTGGCCATACAAGATGAGCTGGGCCAAATGAGCTT CAAGCATCAAGAACTTCTGAAGAAGATACAGGAGATTGAAGATTCCAGAGTTTGTGAAGGCCTAGAAGGGGAGCTGGATTGCCTTGTAAAACAAATGGAGATTAAAGGAGAACAAATATCCAAGCTGAAAAAGCATCAGGCTACT GTgcagaaattaaagagaaaaactcAGAAATTGAAGCAAGGGGCAGCTCATGTCGAACTGAAGTGTGGtgacaaaaaggaagcaaaggaaattgCAGTCACTGTAAGGAAAAGTTTTTCTAAATCTTGTCctgggcagaaaagcagaagctcTCTTCAGCTGCTAAAATATGTGCAGAAACTTCAGTCAACACTGAAAAAAGATGGTATCATGTGGGAACAATAG
- the CEP57L1 gene encoding centrosomal protein CEP57L1 isoform X2 yields MDSQSKNSFVGSFLQPPDKMLPAAFAYVESKKLAAVGGDRPSIPNNQALVAALKTLQEKIHHLELEKSQVEDNLRSLSIAAAQYRKALKHESYKRDTVHQELMQQRKDISVQINAAQSRCSLLEKQLDYMRKMVSSAELEKKIILEQQAQFQKEEDQKRLELHAKLEKLEMLEEVCFKLTATQRIAEDKIKHLEEKLCKEEHQRKLIQDKTAQLQTGFEINRILMSLVTSQNEPKKENGKKKKTKKRNPTMKKMHLSQLHVKAGELPFVAGKSVSSSHSVSANVQSVLHIMKHRNPRISPRSQGGASSGISAHSALSKPVSSCSTSPTATRNLSDLLLAIQDELGQMSFKHQELLKKIQEIEDSRVCEGLEGELDCLVKQMEIKGEQISKLKKHQATVQKLKRKTQKLKQGAAHVELKCGDKKEAKEIAVTVRKSFSKSCPGQKSRSSLQLLKYVQKLQSTLKKDGIMWEQ; encoded by the exons ATGGATTCTCAATCAAAGAACAGTTTCGTAGGAAGCTTTCTTCAGCCACCAGATAAGATGCTTCCTGCAGCCTTTGCTTATGTAGAATCAAAGAAGTTGGCAGCTGTTGGTGGTGACAGGCCATCTATCCCCAATAACCAAG CTCTGGTGGCAGCCCTGAAAACTCTTCAAGAAAAGATTCACCATCTAGAGTTGGAGAAGTCACAGGTTGAAGATAATCTGCGCAGCCTCTCCATAGCAGCTGCTCAGTATAGGAAGGCCTTAAAGCATGAATCCTACAAGAGGGACACAGTACATCAAGAACTGATGCAACAGAGGAAAG ATATAAGTGTGCAGATAAATGCAGCACAATCCCGCTGCTCCCTGCTGGAGAAACAGCTGGATTACATGAGGAAAATGGTTTCCAGTGcggaactggaaaagaaaattattttagaacaACAG GCCCAGTTTCAGAAAGAGGAAGATCAGAAGCGGTTAGAACTGCACGCAAAACTTGAAAAGCTTGAAATGCTAGAAGAAGTGTGTTTTAAACTTACTGCTACTCAGAGAATTGCAGAA GACAAGATCAAACACTTAGAAGAAAAGCTTTGTAAAGAAGAGCATCAGCGTAAGCTAATACAAGACAAAACTGCTCAG CTTCAAACAGGATTTGAGATCAACAGAATTTTGATGTCTTTGGTAACATCTCAAAATGAACCTAAAAAGGAAAacgggaagaagaaaaaaactaagaAG AGAAATCCTACAATGAAGAAAATGCACCTTTCACAATTACATGTAAAGGCTGGTGAACTACCTTTTGTGGCTGGGAAG TCTGTCAGCTCCAGCCATTCTGTTAGTGCAAATGTACAAAGTGTGTTGCATATTATGAAGCATCGCAATCCACGTATCTCACCACGAAGCCAAGGAGGAGCTTCATCTGGGATTTCAGCACACAGTGCACTTTCAAAACCTGTATCGTCTTGTTCCACATCACCTACTGCCACCAGAAATCTTTCGGACCTTCTGTTGGCCATACAAGATGAGCTGGGCCAAATGAGCTT CAAGCATCAAGAACTTCTGAAGAAGATACAGGAGATTGAAGATTCCAGAGTTTGTGAAGGCCTAGAAGGGGAGCTGGATTGCCTTGTAAAACAAATGGAGATTAAAGGAGAACAAATATCCAAGCTGAAAAAGCATCAGGCTACT GTgcagaaattaaagagaaaaactcAGAAATTGAAGCAAGGGGCAGCTCATGTCGAACTGAAGTGTGGtgacaaaaaggaagcaaaggaaattgCAGTCACTGTAAGGAAAAGTTTTTCTAAATCTTGTCctgggcagaaaagcagaagctcTCTTCAGCTGCTAAAATATGTGCAGAAACTTCAGTCAACACTGAAAAAAGATGGTATCATGTGGGAACAATAG